The Hymenobacter sp. GOD-10R genome includes a window with the following:
- a CDS encoding XdhC/CoxI family protein: MTELQHLLAAYDAHRAAGRACALATVVHVEGSAYRSPGARMLVTEDGQLTGAISGGCLEGDARRRAYQAIQRRRPTVVIYDTTDEDDLRHGMGQGCQGIIHILLEPLDFADAANPLELLRTCADQHQPSVLATVFSLPTTDQAKLGARLLFTAQGDAPGALPVAPELAAAIQADAQEALRTGESKTLDYQDNLGSIRVFLEVLKPALRLTIYGAGNDVQPLVRLGASLGWRVRVVDGRPAQAAAARFPEAEQVQVVPLAEVANEPTPPDYVLLMTHNYFYDLAALRRLLPAATSYIGLLGPRKKADKLLEELRAEGFMFDDTLSGRLYSPVGLNLGAETAEEIALSIVAEIQAVQAKRPAGFLRDTSGSIHNRPALGASTPTFGTIVGDAACAISNG, encoded by the coding sequence ATGACAGAACTTCAGCACCTGCTTGCGGCTTATGATGCGCACCGCGCAGCTGGCCGCGCTTGCGCGCTGGCCACGGTGGTGCACGTTGAGGGCTCGGCCTACCGCAGTCCGGGCGCCCGCATGCTCGTCACCGAAGACGGTCAGCTCACGGGCGCCATCAGCGGTGGCTGTCTGGAAGGCGATGCCCGCCGCCGGGCGTACCAGGCCATCCAGCGTCGCCGCCCTACCGTGGTTATTTACGATACCACCGACGAAGACGATTTGCGCCACGGCATGGGCCAGGGCTGCCAGGGTATCATTCATATTTTGCTCGAACCGCTGGACTTCGCTGATGCTGCCAACCCGCTGGAGCTGCTGCGCACCTGTGCCGACCAACACCAGCCTAGCGTGCTGGCTACCGTCTTCAGCCTACCCACCACCGACCAGGCCAAGCTAGGTGCCCGCCTGCTCTTCACCGCCCAAGGTGACGCGCCAGGGGCGTTGCCCGTAGCGCCGGAGCTAGCGGCTGCCATCCAAGCCGATGCGCAAGAAGCGTTGCGCACGGGAGAGAGCAAGACGTTAGATTACCAGGATAACCTAGGTTCTATTCGGGTGTTTTTGGAAGTCTTGAAGCCAGCGCTACGCCTGACCATTTATGGCGCCGGCAACGACGTGCAACCGCTTGTGCGCTTGGGAGCTAGCCTAGGTTGGCGAGTGCGAGTGGTAGATGGCCGCCCGGCCCAAGCTGCTGCCGCCCGCTTTCCCGAAGCGGAGCAAGTGCAGGTCGTACCATTGGCTGAAGTAGCCAACGAGCCCACCCCTCCCGACTACGTGCTGCTCATGACCCACAACTACTTCTATGACCTAGCGGCGTTGCGGCGCTTGCTTCCGGCTGCTACTTCCTACATCGGCTTGCTTGGCCCCCGTAAGAAGGCCGACAAGCTGCTGGAAGAGCTACGCGCTGAAGGCTTTATGTTTGACGACACGCTGAGCGGACGTTTGTATAGCCCAGTAGGACTGAACCTAGGGGCTGAAACCGCAGAGGAAATAGCGCTGTCGATTGTGGCTGAAATTCAGGCGGTGCAGGCAAAGCGCCCCGCTGGGTTCCTGCGCGACACGTCGGGTTCCATTCACAATCGGCCGGCGCTGGGTGCCTCCACTCCTACTTTTGGTACCATCGTCGGTGATGCCGCTTGCGCTATCAGCAATGGCTGA
- a CDS encoding DinB family protein: MYTSSLQQNFLAELHQELASTRKVLERVPFEQADYKPHPKSMTLWQLATHVVNLLAFKTLFLQADGRDFLDPNAPKPGPSPTSKEELLTRFDEYSTTLRQALEDTDDEKLTHNFKLHRGEQVIFDRPKGTAIRIMGLNHSIHHRGQLTVYLRLLDIPVPGLYGPSADEK; encoded by the coding sequence ATGTACACTTCCTCGCTCCAACAAAACTTTCTGGCGGAACTCCACCAAGAGCTAGCTAGCACCCGCAAGGTGCTCGAACGGGTACCTTTCGAGCAAGCCGACTATAAGCCACATCCTAAAAGCATGACGCTGTGGCAATTGGCCACGCACGTCGTAAACCTATTAGCTTTCAAAACGCTCTTCTTGCAGGCCGACGGGCGCGACTTCCTCGACCCCAATGCGCCCAAGCCCGGCCCTAGCCCGACGAGTAAGGAAGAGCTGCTCACCCGCTTCGACGAGTACAGCACCACTTTGCGGCAGGCGTTAGAAGATACGGACGACGAAAAGCTGACGCACAACTTTAAGCTCCACCGAGGCGAGCAAGTTATTTTTGATCGGCCCAAGGGTACGGCTATCCGCATCATGGGCCTCAACCACAGCATCCACCACCGCGGCCAGCTAACCGTCTACCTACGCCTGCTCGACATTCCCGTTCCTGGCCTGTACGGCCCCAGCGCCGACGAGAAGTAA
- a CDS encoding xanthine dehydrogenase family protein molybdopterin-binding subunit — translation MDIEPTFFESPGAGGSVGQPLDRVDGRDKVTGKARYAAEFPLAGLVYGVLRASEIAKGKITRIDTAAAAKEPGVIAIFTHENLPKLVKTPNTPEGKKAIGAPMGFMPLTGNEIHYANQPVAVVLADTFERATHAASLVKVSYEQAQPIASFLDPKAEIFDPQKVQDGKTDGHTRRGTPKEALASSPIQLKATYTHAINNHNPMEPGSTTAHWEAADRLTVYESTQGVTRTQQALSEMLGMPRDQVRVITKYIGGGFGCKGSCWPHTPLTVLAAKAIGRPVKLVLTRPQMFTSMGHREDQTQTLTLGATRDGKLTALIHEKTSTTSPWDNYAEPNSRIIDLMYECPNFEATYQLARANVMTSTFMRAPGEAPGSFAIECSMDDLAAQLGMDPIQLRLLNYAEKDPSTGKPWSSKSLKQCYTRGAELFGWNKRNPKNGATRDGKYLIGMGMASASYPVHNSQGTARVRLYADGHAVVQSGATDLGTGTYTVMTQVAADSLGLTVDKVRFELGDTRLPTAPNSGGSVAAGTVSSSIYMAAQDVWQKLTKLAVQDKRSPLYRAKPEEVTNEKGRLVLKKDKSKGEDFAALMKRLELTDIEGSGNGKYGAGYESGMAASAADSGHKDDAGQHSMHSFGAHFCEVRVDLELGTVRVSRWVSVHAAGRILNAKTARSQIIGGSIFGIGSALMEQTVRDDHFARYTNATLADYHIPVNADIPEMTVEFIEEHDPYINAMGVKGIGEISMVGVAAAVANAVFHATGKRIRSLPITPDKVLSAGVAS, via the coding sequence ATGGATATCGAACCTACTTTCTTTGAGTCGCCGGGCGCCGGTGGCAGCGTTGGCCAGCCCCTCGACCGGGTGGATGGACGCGACAAGGTAACCGGCAAAGCGCGCTACGCGGCCGAGTTTCCATTAGCCGGCTTAGTGTACGGCGTGCTGCGCGCCAGCGAAATTGCCAAGGGTAAAATCACGCGCATCGACACCGCAGCCGCGGCCAAGGAACCCGGCGTCATTGCTATTTTCACCCACGAAAACCTGCCCAAGCTCGTCAAAACGCCAAATACGCCGGAAGGCAAGAAGGCTATCGGCGCGCCCATGGGCTTTATGCCACTGACGGGCAATGAGATTCACTACGCCAACCAGCCGGTGGCCGTGGTGCTGGCCGATACGTTTGAGCGCGCCACGCACGCGGCGTCGTTGGTGAAAGTGAGCTACGAGCAAGCTCAACCCATTGCTTCCTTCCTCGACCCCAAGGCCGAAATCTTTGACCCGCAAAAGGTGCAGGACGGCAAAACCGACGGTCACACCCGGCGCGGCACGCCGAAGGAAGCCCTAGCTTCGTCGCCCATTCAGCTGAAGGCGACCTACACGCACGCCATCAATAATCACAACCCCATGGAGCCGGGCTCGACAACGGCCCACTGGGAAGCCGCTGACCGCCTGACGGTGTACGAATCGACACAAGGCGTGACGCGCACCCAGCAAGCGCTGTCGGAGATGCTCGGGATGCCCCGCGACCAGGTGCGCGTGATTACTAAGTACATCGGCGGCGGTTTCGGCTGCAAAGGCTCGTGCTGGCCGCATACGCCGCTTACGGTGTTGGCTGCCAAAGCTATTGGTCGGCCGGTGAAGCTGGTGCTTACGCGTCCGCAGATGTTTACGAGCATGGGCCACCGCGAAGATCAGACCCAAACGCTGACCCTAGGTGCCACGCGCGACGGAAAGCTCACGGCCCTCATTCACGAGAAGACCTCGACTACGTCGCCCTGGGATAACTACGCCGAGCCCAATAGCCGCATCATCGACTTGATGTATGAGTGCCCCAACTTCGAAGCGACCTACCAGCTCGCTCGGGCTAACGTAATGACTTCCACGTTTATGCGGGCGCCAGGCGAGGCACCGGGCTCCTTCGCTATTGAGTGCTCCATGGACGACCTGGCTGCCCAGCTCGGCATGGACCCAATTCAGCTGCGGCTGCTCAACTACGCCGAGAAAGACCCGAGCACGGGTAAGCCGTGGTCGAGTAAGAGCCTGAAGCAGTGCTACACGCGCGGCGCTGAGCTGTTTGGCTGGAACAAGCGCAATCCGAAGAACGGGGCTACCCGCGACGGCAAATATCTGATTGGTATGGGCATGGCTTCCGCTAGCTACCCCGTGCACAACTCGCAAGGCACTGCCCGCGTGCGCCTCTATGCCGACGGCCACGCCGTAGTACAGAGCGGCGCCACCGACCTAGGTACCGGCACCTACACCGTGATGACGCAAGTAGCTGCCGATTCGCTGGGCCTAACCGTCGATAAGGTACGCTTCGAGCTCGGTGATACGCGGTTGCCCACGGCGCCCAACTCGGGCGGCTCGGTGGCGGCGGGCACGGTATCGTCGTCCATCTACATGGCCGCGCAGGACGTGTGGCAGAAGCTCACCAAACTCGCGGTGCAGGACAAACGCTCGCCTCTCTACCGTGCGAAACCCGAAGAAGTGACCAACGAAAAAGGTCGTTTGGTGCTTAAGAAAGACAAGAGCAAGGGTGAAGACTTTGCTGCGCTCATGAAGCGCTTAGAACTCACCGATATCGAAGGCAGCGGCAACGGCAAGTATGGCGCTGGCTACGAATCGGGCATGGCTGCTAGCGCCGCCGACTCCGGCCACAAGGATGACGCCGGCCAGCACTCGATGCACTCGTTTGGTGCCCACTTCTGTGAGGTGCGCGTCGATCTGGAGCTAGGTACCGTGCGGGTGTCGCGCTGGGTGAGCGTGCACGCGGCCGGCCGTATTCTGAACGCCAAAACGGCCCGGAGCCAGATCATCGGCGGCAGCATCTTCGGCATCGGCTCGGCGCTGATGGAGCAAACCGTCCGCGACGACCACTTCGCCCGCTACACCAACGCTACCCTCGCCGATTACCACATCCCCGTCAATGCCGACATCCCGGAAATGACGGTGGAGTTCATCGAAGAGCACGACCCCTACATCAACGCCATGGGCGTGAAAGGTATCGGCGAAATTTCGATGGTTGGCGTAGCAGCGGCTGTGGCCAATGCGGTGTTTCACGCCACCGGCAAACGCATCCGCAGCCTACCTATCACGCCTGATAAGGTACTGAGCGCAGGCGTAGCCTCATAA
- a CDS encoding xanthine dehydrogenase family protein subunit M yields the protein MNNFAYQQVDKSKDATAILRDDKQAAFIAGGTTLLDLMKSNIEQHSQLVDINMLPFKGIEQTADGLRIGALERMSDVGEHRLVLEQYPAISESLLLAASPQLRNMASIGGNLLQRTRCGYFRDPAFPCNKRVPGSGCPAQTGDNHNLAIMGVSDSCIANSNPGDLAVALVALDAVLTLENTKGKQRRLPLTSFYLLPGKTPHKENVLEPGELIVAVTIPAAAHARRSTYLKVRERTSYAYALASAAVGLDVQGGQIRSARVALGSVGAQPWRSPEAEKVLTGAPATEATFRAAAAAALRSAQPREHNRYKVELAQNTLVRALQNVATKA from the coding sequence ATGAACAACTTCGCCTACCAACAGGTCGATAAGTCCAAGGACGCCACGGCCATCCTGCGCGACGACAAGCAAGCGGCTTTCATTGCCGGCGGCACCACGCTGCTGGATCTGATGAAGTCCAACATCGAGCAGCACTCCCAGCTCGTGGATATTAACATGCTGCCCTTCAAAGGCATCGAGCAGACCGCTGATGGCCTACGCATCGGCGCCCTAGAGCGCATGAGCGACGTGGGCGAACACCGCCTAGTTTTGGAACAATACCCGGCTATTTCGGAGTCGCTGCTGTTGGCAGCCTCGCCGCAGCTGCGCAACATGGCCAGCATCGGCGGCAACTTGTTGCAGCGCACTCGCTGTGGCTACTTCCGCGACCCGGCGTTTCCGTGTAATAAGCGCGTGCCCGGTTCCGGCTGCCCCGCCCAAACGGGCGACAACCACAACCTAGCTATTATGGGCGTAAGCGACAGCTGCATTGCTAATAGCAACCCCGGCGACCTAGCCGTGGCACTGGTGGCGTTGGATGCAGTCCTGACTTTGGAGAACACCAAGGGCAAACAGCGCCGCCTGCCACTCACCAGCTTTTACCTATTGCCCGGCAAAACGCCGCACAAAGAAAACGTGCTGGAACCCGGCGAACTGATTGTGGCCGTGACCATTCCTGCTGCCGCGCACGCCCGCCGCTCGACTTACCTAAAAGTGCGTGAGCGCACCAGCTATGCCTATGCCCTCGCTTCGGCGGCCGTCGGATTGGACGTACAGGGCGGCCAAATCCGCTCGGCGCGTGTGGCCCTAGGAAGCGTAGGCGCCCAACCTTGGCGCTCACCCGAAGCCGAAAAAGTACTGACCGGCGCGCCAGCCACGGAAGCAACCTTCCGGGCCGCCGCCGCCGCTGCCTTGCGGAGCGCGCAGCCGCGCGAGCACAATCGCTACAAAGTGGAGCTAGCCCAGAACACCTTGGTACGGGCCCTGCAGAACGTAGCAACCAAAGCATAA
- a CDS encoding nucleotidyltransferase family protein: MAEPAQSIGLILLAAGSSSRLGQPKQLLPYLGQTLLRHAAETAVAAGCHPIVVVTGALHEELAAEVASLPVEVVRNTAWATGMGSSIQIGLTFLENLGQPLQAILVTLSDQPLVTPELLTELISRYQATQAPIVATEYSGTQGVPALFSSAMFPALRELTGATGARQLIAAQGTAVEIVSFPDGAVDVDTREQYEALLRRGGDEDGF; encoded by the coding sequence ATGGCTGAGCCCGCGCAATCTATTGGCCTGATCTTGCTGGCCGCGGGCTCTTCCTCGCGGCTAGGCCAACCTAAGCAGCTCCTACCCTACCTAGGCCAGACACTGCTACGCCATGCTGCCGAAACGGCGGTTGCGGCTGGCTGTCACCCGATTGTTGTGGTAACGGGCGCTCTGCATGAGGAGCTAGCAGCTGAAGTTGCTAGCCTACCCGTGGAGGTTGTGCGCAATACCGCGTGGGCAACCGGCATGGGTTCCTCCATTCAAATAGGACTTACGTTTTTGGAGAACCTAGGCCAGCCGTTGCAAGCCATCCTCGTGACGCTCAGTGACCAGCCGCTCGTAACACCTGAGTTGTTAACTGAGCTAATTAGTCGCTACCAAGCCACGCAAGCGCCCATCGTCGCGACGGAGTACAGCGGGACGCAGGGTGTGCCGGCGCTGTTTTCTTCGGCTATGTTTCCCGCTTTGCGCGAGTTGACCGGTGCTACTGGTGCTCGCCAGCTTATTGCCGCGCAAGGCACAGCTGTAGAAATCGTTAGCTTCCCCGATGGGGCTGTCGACGTGGATACGCGCGAGCAGTACGAAGCGCTATTGCGCCGCGGCGGGGATGAGGACGGGTTTTAG
- a CDS encoding amidohydrolase: protein MSLYLAIMNYLVRYLIPLSLASLLGCQTTPTTPVDLVVFNATVYPVDSAFSQAQAFAVQDGKFVAVGSTDDIRRRYKAKEEVDAQGKFIYPGFYDAHCHFYRYALGLRDANLVSTNSWPEVVAKLTAQRQQYPQAAWLTGRGWDQNDWPTKQFPTKDTLDKLFPDVPVFLTRVDGHAALVNQKALDLAGVTATTPISGGTITRDARGKLTGLLVDNAVRLVSNKIPEPTPAEADAALLQGQQNCVAVGLTSLADAGLNRADVERMESLQKQGKLKLRLYTMLNPTKENRAYYLPKGPSFGDRLTIASFKVYADGALGSRGACLVEPYADRPKETGFLLSTEKEYRALAKELAASKFQMNTHAIGDSANRIILDIYGEALQGQQDRRWRIEHAQVITPADMPKFGRFGIVPSVQPTHATSDMYWAGERLGSKRLKTAYAYEELRKQYGQVALGSDFPVEDINPLYGFHSAVARQDAKNYPAGGFQPENALSRPDALRGMTTWAAHAAFEEKQKGRIQPGMAADFVVLDKDLLKAPAPELRGTKVLQTWIAGEKVYSKK from the coding sequence ATGAGCCTTTATCTTGCCATCATGAATTATCTCGTCCGCTATTTGATTCCGCTTTCGCTGGCCAGCTTGCTAGGTTGCCAAACGACTCCCACTACCCCCGTCGACCTAGTGGTGTTCAACGCCACCGTCTATCCCGTCGATTCGGCGTTTTCGCAGGCGCAAGCCTTCGCCGTGCAGGATGGCAAGTTTGTGGCGGTAGGCAGTACTGACGACATTCGCCGGCGCTACAAAGCGAAGGAAGAGGTAGATGCGCAGGGTAAGTTTATCTACCCCGGCTTCTACGATGCACACTGCCACTTTTATCGCTATGCCCTAGGCTTGCGCGATGCTAACTTGGTGAGTACCAACTCGTGGCCCGAGGTAGTCGCCAAACTTACGGCCCAGCGTCAGCAGTACCCGCAGGCGGCGTGGCTGACGGGGCGGGGATGGGACCAGAACGACTGGCCAACCAAGCAGTTTCCCACGAAAGACACGCTCGATAAGCTCTTCCCGGATGTGCCAGTTTTCCTCACGCGGGTAGACGGACACGCGGCCTTGGTCAACCAAAAAGCGCTGGACCTAGCTGGCGTCACGGCCACAACGCCTATCAGCGGCGGTACCATCACGCGCGACGCACGGGGTAAGCTTACAGGACTGTTGGTTGATAATGCGGTGAGGTTGGTTTCGAATAAAATCCCGGAGCCCACGCCCGCCGAAGCTGATGCTGCTCTGCTGCAAGGGCAACAAAACTGCGTAGCCGTAGGCCTCACCAGCCTCGCCGATGCCGGACTCAACCGGGCCGATGTGGAGCGAATGGAAAGCTTACAGAAGCAAGGCAAGCTGAAGCTGCGCCTTTATACCATGCTCAACCCAACCAAGGAAAACCGCGCCTACTACTTACCGAAAGGACCTAGCTTCGGCGACCGACTCACCATTGCCTCCTTTAAAGTATACGCCGACGGCGCCTTAGGTTCGCGCGGGGCCTGCCTGGTAGAGCCCTACGCCGACCGGCCCAAGGAAACGGGTTTTCTGCTTTCCACTGAGAAGGAATACCGCGCCCTAGCGAAGGAGCTAGCGGCCAGCAAGTTTCAAATGAACACGCACGCCATTGGCGACTCGGCCAACCGGATCATCCTTGATATCTACGGAGAGGCGCTGCAAGGGCAGCAGGATCGTCGTTGGCGCATCGAGCACGCGCAGGTAATCACGCCCGCCGACATGCCGAAGTTTGGCCGGTTTGGAATAGTGCCATCGGTGCAGCCCACACACGCCACCTCCGATATGTATTGGGCCGGCGAGCGGCTAGGTTCGAAGCGGCTAAAGACGGCCTACGCCTACGAGGAGCTACGCAAACAGTACGGGCAAGTGGCCCTAGGTAGCGACTTTCCGGTCGAAGATATCAACCCGCTTTATGGCTTCCATAGTGCCGTTGCGCGCCAAGATGCCAAGAACTACCCAGCCGGCGGCTTCCAGCCCGAAAACGCTCTTTCGCGCCCCGATGCGCTACGTGGCATGACGACGTGGGCTGCCCACGCGGCCTTTGAGGAAAAGCAAAAAGGCCGCATTCAGCCCGGTATGGCGGCCGATTTCGTGGTGCTCGACAAAGACCTACTAAAAGCACCCGCACCCGAATTGCGCGGCACGAAGGTGCTGCAAACTTGGATTGCGGGTGAAAAGGTGTACTCTAAGAAGTAG
- a CDS encoding MFS transporter, whose translation MTNPSAAAPAVASAPKNDKRITNGWAMYDWANSVYPLVITSSIFPIYWSSVVKQATGTDSGKSPVDFLGFQVPGSSLLTYAISAAFLIIAIISPFLTSLADFSGRKKAFLQFFCYLGAASCAGLYFFDANTFTASTFVFIAATVGFSGSIVFYNSYLPDISTEDQYDRLSARGFSMGYVGSVILLVICLVINQFHEQVGISGTKAAQLSFLLTGVWWAGFAQIPFTRLPKDPGRAATASTDNSGWLLNGFRELGKVWRELDYQPNLKKFLLAYFTYNMGVQTVMYVATIFGTDELHLEDSALIITILLLQIVAILGAYLFARLSESIGNTRALSWSVVIWAMICIAGYYVQAGWSFYALASVIGLTMGGIQSLSRSTYSKIIPENTPNTAAYFSFFDVTEKLSIVIGTATWGIISQQFGSMRYSILALIVFFILGLLFLLMLRGKKLRADSPDDTFLPPPPASAPAELGRPQLR comes from the coding sequence ATGACCAACCCCTCTGCCGCAGCGCCAGCTGTGGCTTCCGCCCCCAAAAACGACAAGCGCATCACGAATGGCTGGGCCATGTACGACTGGGCCAACTCGGTGTACCCGCTCGTCATTACCAGCTCTATTTTCCCGATTTACTGGAGCAGCGTCGTCAAGCAAGCCACCGGCACCGACAGCGGCAAGAGCCCTGTCGACTTCCTGGGTTTTCAGGTGCCGGGCTCGTCGCTGCTGACCTATGCCATATCGGCGGCCTTCCTCATCATTGCCATCATCAGCCCGTTTCTCACGTCGCTGGCTGACTTCTCGGGGCGCAAGAAGGCTTTTCTGCAGTTCTTCTGCTACCTAGGTGCGGCGAGTTGCGCAGGCTTGTACTTCTTTGACGCTAACACGTTTACGGCTTCCACGTTCGTTTTCATCGCCGCCACCGTGGGGTTCTCGGGCTCTATTGTGTTCTACAATTCCTATCTGCCCGACATTTCCACCGAGGACCAATATGACCGACTCTCGGCCCGCGGCTTCTCGATGGGCTACGTGGGCTCCGTTATCTTGCTGGTTATCTGCCTTGTCATCAACCAGTTTCACGAGCAAGTTGGTATTTCAGGTACGAAAGCGGCGCAACTTTCTTTCTTACTCACGGGCGTGTGGTGGGCTGGCTTTGCTCAAATCCCTTTCACCCGCCTACCCAAAGACCCCGGCCGCGCCGCTACAGCCAGCACCGACAACAGCGGCTGGCTGCTCAATGGCTTCCGCGAGCTAGGTAAGGTGTGGCGCGAGCTGGACTACCAACCCAACCTGAAGAAGTTTCTGCTCGCCTACTTCACCTACAACATGGGCGTGCAAACGGTGATGTACGTGGCCACGATCTTCGGCACCGACGAGCTACACCTGGAAGATTCGGCGCTCATTATCACCATTTTGCTGCTGCAAATTGTCGCCATCCTAGGTGCTTACCTGTTCGCCCGGCTGTCAGAATCCATCGGCAACACGCGTGCGTTGAGTTGGTCAGTGGTTATTTGGGCGATGATCTGTATTGCTGGTTATTATGTGCAGGCAGGCTGGTCGTTCTACGCTTTGGCCTCCGTTATCGGCCTCACGATGGGCGGCATCCAGAGCCTTTCGCGCAGTACTTACTCCAAAATCATTCCCGAAAATACCCCTAATACCGCCGCTTACTTCAGCTTCTTCGACGTGACTGAGAAGCTCAGCATCGTGATTGGTACTGCTACGTGGGGCATTATCAGTCAGCAGTTTGGCTCGATGCGCTACAGTATTCTGGCGCTCATTGTGTTCTTCATCCTAGGGCTGCTTTTCCTTCTGATGCTACGCGGCAAGAAGCTGCGCGCTGACTCTCCAGATGACACATTCTTGCCGCCGCCACCCGCTTCTGCGCCTGCAGAGCTAGGTCGGCCACAGCTCCGCTAG